From a single Methanofollis sp. W23 genomic region:
- a CDS encoding toll/interleukin-1 receptor domain-containing protein, which translates to MERINNYAYDFAISYAGEDLNIAKEIKQSISEKSGRYNVFLASDEQSTLVGTDGEKFFEDLFKNSKQVIVLFSENYKRKDWPRFEFDVIQKRDEKNRFIPIKLDEVQIYGLPSTILYMSFSNNPEEIAEIAINKLIEFERDNGIQRETELQNNIRTLKNSKGALDRAYQLVIDDRERTPLDDIDFPDGSFQKSYSIINIEDISYSKISRIEVKINIPANLNKETVEYNIKHCNASVFNEHKPEALAIHVYSDQASNFLGFDDRYNVASSNFALYGEWGRAEESFAYNMPVSKFGYTIKYEDSYFNNDIKIDSGQDIAKKLVYELFEEKISQFIRDSQDTKTRDVLKKFEKIKPVEVKKMLNNLKKKKLIKKVGSKYNWHWEIANK; encoded by the coding sequence GTGGAAAGAATAAATAATTATGCATATGACTTTGCGATATCGTATGCTGGAGAGGATCTCAACATTGCTAAAGAAATTAAACAGTCAATATCTGAAAAATCAGGACGATATAATGTTTTTCTTGCATCAGATGAACAAAGTACCCTAGTAGGTACAGATGGGGAAAAATTTTTTGAAGATTTATTTAAAAATTCAAAACAGGTTATTGTTCTTTTTTCAGAAAATTATAAGCGAAAAGATTGGCCTCGTTTTGAATTCGATGTTATCCAGAAAAGAGATGAAAAAAACAGATTTATCCCTATAAAATTAGATGAAGTACAGATCTATGGGCTTCCGTCTACAATATTGTATATGTCTTTCTCAAATAATCCTGAGGAGATTGCTGAAATAGCAATAAATAAATTAATTGAATTTGAAAGGGACAACGGTATCCAAAGGGAAACTGAACTTCAAAATAATATACGAACCCTAAAGAACTCAAAAGGCGCACTTGACAGGGCTTACCAGTTGGTCATTGACGACCGTGAAAGAACTCCTCTTGATGATATTGATTTCCCTGACGGAAGTTTTCAGAAGTCCTATTCTATTATTAACATAGAAGATATATCCTACTCAAAAATATCAAGAATAGAGGTCAAGATCAATATTCCTGCTAATTTGAATAAAGAAACTGTTGAGTATAATATAAAACATTGTAATGCGTCAGTATTTAATGAGCATAAACCGGAAGCTTTGGCAATACATGTCTATTCTGATCAAGCTTCAAATTTCCTGGGATTCGATGATAGATACAACGTTGCTAGTTCTAATTTCGCTCTTTATGGTGAATGGGGTAGAGCAGAAGAGAGCTTTGCATACAATATGCCTGTAAGTAAATTTGGATACACTATAAAATATGAGGACAGTTATTTCAATAATGACATAAAAATCGATTCAGGCCAGGATATCGCTAAAAAACTTGTATATGAACTGTTTGAGGAAAAGATATCTCAATTTATCCGTGATTCTCAAGATACTAAAACAAGAGATGTACTTAAAAAATTTGAAAAAATCAAGCCAGTTGAAGTTAAAAAAATGTTGAATAATTTAAAAAAGAAAAAATTGATTAAAAAAGTTGGATCGAAATACAACTGGCATTGGGAGATCGCAAATAAATAA
- a CDS encoding GNAT family protein — translation MKPPLCIRTPSASLRPWEIDDAPALACHANNPDIAGSMRDGFPFPYSLNDAERFIHMASGTSSAILLAIEVDEEAAGGIGVTPLEDVYRNTAEIGYWLATPYQGRGIVTEAVKALVPIAFERLDVVRIQAGIFENNHASGRVLEKCGFQREAVHKRAVTKNGTIMDEVLYARFRDE, via the coding sequence ATGAAACCGCCCCTCTGTATCAGGACACCATCAGCATCTCTTCGTCCCTGGGAGATCGATGATGCACCCGCCCTTGCATGCCATGCGAACAATCCGGATATCGCGGGTTCTATGCGGGACGGCTTTCCTTTTCCCTATTCCCTGAACGATGCGGAGCGTTTCATACATATGGCATCAGGCACGTCGTCTGCGATTCTGCTCGCAATAGAGGTAGACGAAGAGGCGGCCGGTGGAATCGGCGTCACTCCTCTTGAGGATGTGTACAGAAATACGGCGGAGATCGGGTACTGGCTGGCCACACCCTATCAGGGCAGGGGAATTGTAACAGAAGCGGTAAAGGCCCTCGTACCGATCGCCTTCGAGCGTCTGGACGTCGTCAGAATCCAGGCAGGAATCTTTGAGAACAACCATGCATCAGGGCGTGTCCTTGAAAAGTGCGGTTTTCAACGGGAGGCCGTGCACAAAAGAGCGGTCACAAAGAACGGAACGATCATGGACGAAGTGCTCTACGCCCGCTTCAGGGACGAATAA
- a CDS encoding DUF4013 domain-containing protein has protein sequence MEYGTLIGRSYEYTKEAVWGKWVKWLLLIISSIIFPLIMGYMMEIYRGKLMAPELEDWIKLFIDGVKLFLVQIIYNIPVIILAMVFFGGAALAFYTGGGLTAAGSATFVIGTIVLFVLAVLIGLVSIFGAIRLARTERFGEAFNLSAIFRHIGAVGWLQYLVALVIAYLVVWAVTFVLMLIPVLGGLLLLVLAPVFSIFVARYVTLIYESATVPE, from the coding sequence ATGGAGTACGGAACGCTGATAGGCAGGTCCTATGAGTATACGAAAGAGGCGGTCTGGGGAAAATGGGTGAAGTGGCTGCTGCTGATCATCTCGTCGATCATCTTTCCCCTGATCATGGGATATATGATGGAAATTTACCGGGGAAAACTGATGGCGCCCGAACTCGAAGACTGGATCAAACTCTTCATCGACGGGGTCAAACTCTTCCTCGTCCAGATCATCTACAACATCCCGGTCATCATCCTCGCCATGGTCTTTTTCGGCGGGGCGGCGCTGGCATTTTATACCGGCGGCGGCCTGACGGCCGCAGGTTCGGCGACCTTTGTCATCGGGACAATCGTCCTCTTCGTCCTCGCGGTCCTCATCGGTCTGGTCTCGATCTTTGGGGCGATCAGGCTTGCACGGACCGAGCGTTTCGGCGAGGCCTTCAATCTCTCGGCGATCTTCAGGCATATCGGTGCGGTCGGGTGGCTCCAGTATCTTGTCGCCCTGGTCATCGCGTATCTTGTGGTCTGGGCGGTGACCTTTGTGCTGATGCTCATCCCGGTCCTGGGGGGTCTGCTCCTCCTCGTCCTTGCACCGGTCTTCTCGATCTTTGTCGCACGTTACGTGACGCTCATCTACGAGAGCGCCACGGTGCCAGAATAG
- a CDS encoding HEAT repeat domain-containing protein encodes MGRTIHVFEKESWDWRDEFTDLGADPGASLIEKLTDDEIAVRWKAAWALGHLGDPRAVPPLIASLNFTSSMVQGEGVFTLNMASTWALGRLKDRRAVEPLVGGLSSACSDYVWVAAWALGEIGDRRAVGPLQEVRARDERDEFECVWQGDASWTRRMFDPAEKVVLTAITEQTFQEPETPVERALEKLGEMVSPRG; translated from the coding sequence ATGGGCCGCACGATCCACGTATTTGAGAAGGAGTCCTGGGACTGGAGAGACGAGTTCACTGACCTTGGCGCCGACCCCGGAGCGTCCCTGATAGAGAAACTCACCGACGACGAGATCGCCGTCCGGTGGAAGGCCGCCTGGGCCCTCGGCCATCTCGGCGATCCCCGTGCCGTCCCCCCCCTCATCGCCTCCCTGAACTTCACGAGTTCCATGGTCCAGGGAGAAGGAGTATTCACCCTGAACATGGCCTCCACCTGGGCCCTCGGGAGACTGAAAGACCGCCGGGCGGTCGAACCCCTGGTCGGTGGCCTCTCAAGCGCCTGCTCCGACTATGTCTGGGTTGCGGCCTGGGCCCTCGGCGAGATCGGGGACAGGCGTGCGGTCGGGCCCCTGCAGGAGGTGCGGGCGCGGGACGAGCGCGACGAGTTCGAGTGTGTCTGGCAGGGCGACGCCTCATGGACCAGGCGGATGTTCGACCCCGCCGAAAAGGTCGTCCTCACCGCCATCACCGAGCAGACGTTTCAGGAACCTGAGACGCCGGTCGAGAGGGCGCTTGAGAAGTTGGGGGAAATGGTATCGCCGCGGGGATGA
- a CDS encoding alpha/beta fold hydrolase — MQQARTPVVLVHGWKSHPGVWNHLVRRIEEASVPYLVFDHSTMKNASIARTATALQDRIAQMRQETGYAGPVDMVCHSIGGCIARYLIEVIDQERREEQVGQVICLGPPNNGSSIAELFNDPEHGPHLLDQLAGVFVPRTYDPAADLMAQEVRPGSRTMAALAGAGVRKDVAYRLVLTANLSATPAFFPWSEGKTWTLGPGGEWETTYAGDGIVSHRDSYLPGAGMDILPAGRSGLGEHPEQYCHLTLPRNPEVIARVMEYLLDPATPSQQVCQARRDQEAPGNQDGER, encoded by the coding sequence GTGCAGCAGGCGAGAACTCCGGTGGTCCTGGTCCATGGATGGAAGAGTCATCCTGGGGTCTGGAACCATCTGGTCCGGCGGATCGAGGAGGCCTCGGTCCCGTACCTCGTCTTTGACCACAGCACGATGAAAAACGCCTCGATTGCCAGGACCGCCACCGCCCTCCAGGACCGGATCGCACAGATGCGCCAGGAGACCGGGTATGCCGGGCCCGTGGATATGGTCTGCCACTCGATCGGAGGGTGCATCGCGAGGTACCTTATAGAGGTGATCGACCAGGAGAGGCGCGAGGAGCAGGTCGGGCAGGTTATCTGCCTTGGCCCCCCGAACAACGGATCTTCCATTGCCGAACTCTTCAACGACCCTGAGCACGGCCCCCACCTTCTCGACCAACTTGCAGGCGTCTTCGTGCCCCGCACCTACGACCCCGCCGCCGACCTCATGGCCCAGGAGGTGCGGCCTGGCAGCAGGACCATGGCGGCGCTGGCGGGCGCAGGGGTCCGCAAGGACGTCGCCTACAGACTGGTCCTCACCGCCAACCTCTCTGCCACGCCTGCGTTCTTCCCCTGGTCCGAAGGAAAGACCTGGACCCTCGGCCCTGGCGGAGAGTGGGAGACGACCTATGCCGGCGACGGGATCGTCTCGCACCGCGACTCCTACCTCCCTGGCGCCGGTATGGACATCCTCCCGGCGGGTCGGTCAGGACTCGGGGAGCACCCTGAGCAGTATTGTCATCTCACCCTGCCGCGGAACCCCGAGGTGATCGCACGGGTGATGGAGTACCTCCTCGACCCGGCGACGCCGTCGCAGCAGGTCTGCCAGGCCCGCAGAGATCAGGAGGCGCCGGGAAACCAGGATGGAGAGAGATGA
- a CDS encoding M3 family metallopeptidase codes for MHTSHHLIADADRPIQTRYLQGEITRLHKAAEETARASLDAIAGIPPDRRTFETTFLAFDHALAEYADAVCPFMLMGSVYPDAKIAAEGMASEEAVSVFMTQVYTRRDLYDTLRGQAPRTRDEARLRDVTLREFEKHGLKLPEDRLAHVREMRTRLSGLETRYSANLNNDTTTIECTAADLAGVPAATTAGCSQTAAGTCLVTTKYPDYIAVMTHAHDAGTRRKMYAAYHNRQAEANTPLLEEAIVLRDEIARELGYATWADYQIEGRMAERTGRVTAFLTALQAPLKKKYADEMTGLLVVKRRLDPAATAVDPWDLAYLQEVWRHEEYAYDEEKVREFFPVETVLQGLFKTVGTLFGIGFSEVEDAPVWAPEVRLYAVEDLGGTETETLGYLYLDLYPREGKYGHFCTAPLVGGRSEEGVYSTPVVAIIGNFHAPEKDRPALLTMYEIETLFHETGHALHHLLTTAPYATLSGFDVEFDFVETPSQALEEWAWDPAVLDAVSGHYTDQSRKIPPDLRDRVIAARTVGEGSAYTRLLVNSLEDLRFHTDPAPVDVTEVWALTYEEVTGTRPLPGTHQPASFGHLMGGYDAGYYGYLWSKVYALDIVEVFEEIGMTDQATGTRFRDEILSRGNMEDGMVLLRNFLGRDPGPGALYRRLGIEVPQEDARISPGA; via the coding sequence ATGCATACCTCGCATCACCTCATCGCAGACGCCGACAGACCCATCCAGACCCGCTACCTCCAGGGCGAGATCACCAGACTGCACAAGGCCGCCGAAGAGACCGCACGCGCCTCGCTCGACGCCATCGCCGGGATCCCCCCTGACAGACGCACCTTCGAGACCACGTTCCTCGCCTTCGACCATGCCCTTGCAGAGTATGCCGATGCAGTCTGCCCCTTCATGCTGATGGGCTCGGTATACCCGGACGCAAAAATCGCCGCAGAAGGGATGGCCTCTGAAGAAGCCGTCTCGGTCTTCATGACCCAGGTCTATACCAGGCGCGACCTCTACGACACCCTCCGTGGCCAGGCCCCGCGCACCCGGGACGAGGCCCGCCTCCGCGACGTGACCCTCAGGGAGTTCGAGAAGCACGGCCTGAAACTCCCTGAAGACCGGCTCGCACACGTGCGGGAGATGAGGACGAGGTTGAGCGGGCTTGAGACCAGGTACTCGGCCAACCTCAACAACGACACCACCACGATCGAGTGCACCGCCGCCGACCTTGCCGGCGTCCCGGCGGCGACGACGGCGGGGTGCTCGCAGACGGCCGCGGGGACCTGTCTGGTCACCACAAAATATCCCGACTATATCGCGGTGATGACCCATGCCCACGACGCCGGGACACGCAGGAAGATGTACGCGGCGTACCACAACCGGCAGGCCGAGGCAAACACCCCGCTCCTCGAAGAGGCGATCGTGCTCCGCGACGAGATCGCACGGGAACTGGGCTATGCCACATGGGCCGACTACCAGATCGAGGGCAGGATGGCGGAGCGCACCGGCAGGGTGACGGCCTTTCTCACCGCTCTCCAGGCGCCCCTGAAGAAGAAATATGCCGACGAGATGACGGGCCTTCTCGTAGTCAAGAGGCGTCTGGACCCGGCGGCGACGGCGGTCGACCCCTGGGACCTTGCGTACCTCCAGGAGGTCTGGAGGCATGAGGAGTATGCCTATGACGAGGAAAAAGTCAGGGAATTTTTCCCGGTCGAGACCGTTCTCCAGGGACTCTTCAAGACTGTCGGCACCCTCTTTGGCATCGGGTTTTCAGAGGTCGAGGACGCTCCTGTCTGGGCCCCTGAGGTGAGGTTGTATGCGGTAGAAGACCTGGGCGGGACCGAGACGGAGACGCTCGGCTACCTGTACCTCGACCTCTACCCGCGGGAGGGGAAGTACGGGCATTTCTGTACGGCGCCACTGGTCGGCGGGAGGAGCGAGGAGGGGGTCTATTCGACGCCGGTCGTGGCGATCATCGGCAACTTCCACGCTCCAGAGAAAGACCGTCCGGCGCTCCTGACCATGTACGAGATCGAGACCCTCTTCCACGAGACCGGGCACGCGCTGCACCATCTCCTGACGACCGCCCCCTATGCCACGCTCTCAGGGTTCGATGTGGAGTTCGATTTCGTCGAGACGCCGTCCCAGGCGCTCGAAGAGTGGGCATGGGACCCCGCGGTCCTGGACGCGGTCTCAGGGCATTACACTGATCAGTCCAGAAAAATCCCGCCAGACCTGCGCGACCGCGTCATTGCGGCGCGGACGGTCGGGGAGGGGAGTGCATACACACGTCTGCTTGTTAATTCCCTGGAAGACCTGCGGTTCCACACCGACCCCGCCCCGGTCGACGTGACCGAGGTCTGGGCCCTGACCTACGAGGAGGTGACCGGCACCCGCCCGCTCCCCGGCACCCATCAACCGGCGTCGTTTGGCCATCTCATGGGCGGCTACGATGCCGGCTACTACGGGTATCTCTGGTCGAAGGTGTATGCCCTCGATATCGTCGAGGTGTTCGAGGAGATTGGGATGACCGACCAGGCCACCGGGACGAGGTTCAGGGACGAGATCCTCTCACGGGGCAATATGGAGGACGGCATGGTGCTTCTCAGAAATTTCCTGGGACGAGACCCCGGTCCAGGGGCGCTCTACCGCCGCCTCGGGATTGAGGTGCCCCAGGAAGACGCCAGGATCTCGCCAGGGGCATAG